The window TGTCACATTGGTCACCAATCTTTTTTATCATGGATGTAGGGGTCGTTTAGCAGTACTAGCATTCTTCAACTGCGTTTGTTAATGTAGATTTTTTATCTTGTAAAATCCAGAAATTGTTTGACAACAGACCTTAAAAGTGGGGAGAGTAGTTATTACAGTTGGAGAACTAAAAATTccttggattttacatacaccttttttttccccttctaatTTGAAAGGGGCTCCTTTGGCGATCTTCATTCTTGTTTTTGAGGGTTCTAAACATGATTTGGATTGAAAATCCTGGATTCTAATTCCTAACTGCCCAATATCCATGCTACCAGATGGTCCTGTTTcttgaagggaaaaaaagaaaaggaaaaactcacttggggcttgtttggatttATAAAAAGCAGGGAAAGGTAAATAGTGTTTCTTAGGAAACTTCTTTCTAGGAAACTAGGAAAGGAAACAATGCTTCCCGTTACTAATTTTTcacaaggtttttctaaaaagttTGGACATTTTTCAATTTGTTGCTTGGCAAAACAaacattttcttatttatttattcatttttctgAATGTTATCGTCACACGTGGCATTCACAATATATATGAGGCACTTGAAGCCTGGCATTCTTGTCACGTGTGATATGCTTGAAGTTGTATAGTGGCATGTTGCGCCTGCGCGCGCACATACATAATCACATGTTTATGCATGGGATGCGAGTTGCCGGTAACCCATCATTAGAGAGGTCACTCGTAACTCCGACATGACCCAATTAAAAGGCACCAGGCGTCCATATTAGATCTTAGGTCAGTAGTAAAAAAGCACCATACGAAATGACAATATTATCATTTTCAATGTGGGGCATGCATTTGACACATGCACGTGACTTTGTAATGATGTTGTCCAAATTATGTAACTATAACAACAATGTTCATCTCCAATTTATCATAAAAACCATGTCTAGGGGGTTATTGGGACCAAATGGCATGTTGGCGTACATGACAAGATAATTCGATGGCAAGGGAATCAAATCACCTTGGGGGTTACATTGGAAAATGTGGCAGAGGTTATTAAAAGTGAATGGTGGCACATTTGGATTATAAGATCAAATGGCACGATTAAACCCGCCATTAAATGATGTAGGGGGGTTATATTGGCAAATGCAGCACATGAGAGGTTTTTAAAGGTGGATGGTTTAACTCTtgaaaaatttattttccttcaaaaaaaaagtttttctcAAGGATGAAAGtgggaaaataataataagtgaAAAATTTTGTTTTCTATTAATTGCTAAAAAAAATGGCTTCACATATGAGGAAAAATTACTTAGATGAAAAATGGTGCTTTCTTGTCTTTCCTTTCCATGATTCCAAGCAGACACTAGGGCTATATCCATTAGGCATGCGTATGTGGTCGAATTCAGTCAAACAGTTGACATTCGAAAATTCAACGATGAAGGAATCTGCCGAAAAGAATTTCAAGATTTAAAAATCATAGGCATTGAAATCAATAACACTCAAAGCGGTGATCAAAAGGTCCGTCTAAATTCAACAgaaaacattgaattccatgtgtGGTGAAGCCCATCTTGtatatggtttggatcattgaacacaATCCTAAATATCATATTATCACATTGtgattagagttgtacacaagccgAACCAGGTTGAGCTTGGCCTAGTTTGGCTCAGCTCAGCTGCGAGGTTACCatagctcgaacttagctcggcTTAGTCCTCCAGCCTAAATGGCCAACTTGGCTCGGTTAGTAGCCTGGGCTAGCCTAATCCAAGTTTGAGCcaagcttgagctcgatcttttgAGGCAAATTGGAGTTCGAGCCTACAATCTGAGTTCGAGTttagattttaaaaattttaatatataatatatataatttatttaaatatataaatatttacattAAGTGAACCTTCGAACTGACTCAagttttgagccgagtcaagttgagcttctCCGTGTCAAATGAGCGAGTTAACAGAGCTGATTCGGTTTGCTAATAGCTCTAATTGTGATTCCTCTTGGCTGTATTAGTGCCAAGAAAAACATTTATGAGAAATGCTTCAGCACTCAGCCCTCTtttaagttacagtgctcctggTTGCATTGGGAAACTTTGATAGTCCAATCCATTTTTATACTATTTATTTGGTCCATCACACGTTTCATGAGATGGGCATGCAAATATCACACCAATCTAGCAAACGTTGATCATTCGACCAATGACCATTAATACCCAAGGTCTAGATTAGTCTAcacaaaaataaatcaaatcaacAATTCAATTCACTTTTTCTTAGGCAATTATAACCATTCCATCcctgaattagaaaaaaaaggacggattggatctgataatgatttccaatcttatggaaagctcagatctcgcaCAAGAGTTTCATATTTGCACGTGTTACGGCGTGTAGATGTGTACGGTTCCATGCACGGGTAGAATTAGCAAACTTCTAACCCTAAAGAAAGGCCAACGGTTAAGATTCTATGACTCTTTTTACCGGATGGGTAGGATGCATTTTCGGCCTTGGGCCATCACTGGGTGCTTGGCGTGCCGATCACAGCTGTCGGACCACATATGGTGCGGTGCACATCCCTACAGTTTAGGCTGGTCCTGCGGTCCTCATTTGTTAATCCATTTTAAATTTTGACACAAAATAACGAGCCGAGCTGTCATTTCAATCTACTCGTCCCGTAATAGACAATGGGGatttgtttgatactctggcagggttggacgcttgatacgcatgcaGTAAAAAGTTACACGTGCCATGTATAAGCTGGAATTAAACCGGAAGCAGATTGGATGGTGTCCCACACACCAGCTGCATAGGTGATGTAGGTACGGCGCGAAGACAAGAGCTGAcgttcctcgagctccgagttgtacgaacggttcaaaggagatcaaagttacatggcccctcagtgatgtatttattatatccacatcgttcatccatttttcgagttaattttagaaaattatcaaaaaaaattaatcatatccaaaaatcaactggaccacaccacaaatagcggagataataattttcaccgttaaaaaaattcataggcccaccataacgtttgttttccatccaatctgttaataatgtcacaaaggcctggatgaagaggaaaaacaattttcatattgatccataacttatttgacccttaaaagggtttcaatggtagactttcaatcccccgctgttttttgcaacgtggtccaattgatagttagatttatcttatttatcgtctcaagccttaagacaaactcgcaaaatggatggacggtttggatataacacatacctcatgatttttATGTATTGTAGTGGAATTGGTTCGACCCGCTCGTGTGTCAACCGTCAAAAAGAAATGAAATTGTCACACGTGTGACAGACTGTCCAATAAACATGtgcgcgtgtgtgcgtgtgtgaaggTAGACgggaccatcataagctttatTAATTTAAAAAGGACAAAAGAAAAAAGTACACAAGATAGAGGGGAGGGGGGCATAAAACCTGACCTCCAAAACACAGAACAAGGTCATACGTTGAACCAAGTAAAGTACCATCAACATCTGATAAACagcttaaaatttaaatttaaaaaaaaaaaaaatttgtataaaagagaagaagaattaCAGCGAGAAGCAATAAACAAAAGCGAAAGAAAATCTCATGCACCTTTTCCTACAAAAATGATATATTGGGGATTTGAACAATCTTGTCCCGATCTTCTCCTCCATCTCCGTAGCGCTCTTTTAAAAGATGACAGCCATGGATGATCAATTCTTGAAGCATGGTGAGCTGTTGCAACTCCTCATCTGGAAGAGACTGCAACTGCCCACAGAATTTGATTTCCAAAGTATTGAGGGCTTTGAATTGTCTCAACCAACCACAAGGGAACGATGTCAGCTTATAACTACAGGCAATAATCAAATGTTTAAGACTGGGGAGGAGGGGTAAGGTCCCTCCCGATGACAACATCCCTTCGTTACTTATTTGTAAAGTCAGCTTCTGGAGGAGCGGTGGAAGGTTGGTTGGCAACTCCTTCAATTTTGGGCACCATTTTACTTCTAATTGGAGGAGAGATGGCATAACCTCTCCAACTCCACCTCTCAATTCCCACTCCTCCCAATTACGCATGTGTTCGAAGAAGAGGGTCTCCAATTTGGGGAATGAGACAACACATCCACTTCCGTCATTGTTATCAACCCCACTAAACTCAACACCCACCTTTCTCACCTCTCTCATGCCCTCAATTTCAAGGTATTTAAGGGACGGTAATTTCCCAAAACCTGGCAATTGTATACACTCCCAACAACACGAGAGTGTCATCCTGACTAGATGGGAGAACACCGGATCCTCTATCCACTTGGGAAGCGTAGAACCTCCGTAATACTGTATTGCCAACTCTTTCAAATTTGTGTGGGGCTGGAGAAATTCAAGCACGTCCTCTATTTTCTTCACCTCTTCATCCAACAGCTCATCATAGTCTTTCTTGTAGTTGAAGGATAGAGTATGAAGGTGCTGCTTCTTATTCAGTTCTGCCTCTCTAGCTTCGTCCCTGCTCCTGTTTTTGTCCAAGCCGGTAATCAGAAGACTTCCTTGAAGATGATTGAGGTGTTTCAGTTCTCCACATTTACATCCTTCGTTGCTACCCCCAACAATGAACTCTGAAACCGTCCGAAGGCTAGTTAGTCTCCCTATACCCTGCGGTAAGTGCTTCAAATTGACGCATAATTCAAATTCTAGATGTCTCAGGTTAATCATTTTCTTCATCCCTCCAGGCAGTTTTTTTAGCTTCCAACACCAATTGAGTCTCAATGTTTGTAAATTTAGGCAATTACACACCTCCTCTGGCAACTCTTCTATGCCTGTGCGAGACAAATCAAGAAATCTCAAGTGTTTCAAATGTCCCACCGTTGGAGACAATTTCTTAATGCTGGTATAACTCAAGTCCAATGCTCTAAGGCGTCTCCAATAATGGAATGACATTCTTGGCACCATGGAGATTCTTGAGTCAAGGAACAACGTCCGCAGCttgtgggccttatacaaggtggCCAAAATGTAAGCCTCTTCATTAGCTTCATCATAAACTTCATCACGGGCAAAGAAAGAATGGCGGATGTTGTTGAAGTTTAACGAAGCTGGCTTTCCGATCTGCACCAGTGaaaagtcacttcctgcaacagattgtgcaagatcatgaactaaatcatgcatcttgcaaCTGACTATGTTCTTGCCATCATCGACTACTGCATCTTGGAGCAACGAGCGTCTTAGTAAATCATCGAAATACAGCCCACCAGTTTCCTCCATGTCTTGACTTCCCTTGGAGCAGATGAAACCTTGTGCCACCCATAGCTTGACTATCGTATCCTTCTCTATCTCCCAATCTTTCGGGAAAATAGAGCAATACGCAAAGCACTGCTTCAGAGCTGCAGGTAAATCATGGTAGCTTAGTAACAAAGCCGGTAAAACACCTCCCAAGAtatcacctgagttccatatctCGCTTTCCAACACAAGCTCCCACTGCCTTCTCGTCTTTCTCGAGCACATGGCACTCCCTATCGTCTTTGCTGCGAGAGGCACCCCTCCACACCTGTTTACGATTTGCCTTCCAATCTCTTCCAAATCCGAACGCTCTTCTGCACTCCGATGCTCAAGTGCTCTACGGCTGAACACTAACCAGCAATCATCATCAGATAAAACATCCAGTTTCTGCATGTGAGTACTTCCCATCCTC of the Magnolia sinica isolate HGM2019 chromosome 7, MsV1, whole genome shotgun sequence genome contains:
- the LOC131250842 gene encoding putative disease resistance protein RGA3; this encodes MIDSLVCSVGDKLKTVIQDEVDLLVGVTSEIEKLSRTFTLIQAVLEDAESRRVKDKAVTIWLENVKDVAYDVDDILDESTTEARRRQAPDEGDVSCFSFLVTCFLFPVTGFNNVKLRHEIGSRIKEVRGRLDDVEKEKNLLGLRVDSGERERVDSEVRRGEIRERETSCLLDQPFIVGRKDLKNRVVDLLLGGSSREVNEVPFVISIVGMGGLGKTTLAQLIYNDKIVEGHFHKRMWVCVSNDFDVKRITKLIIESADESSCEDLSLALLQSRLSQKLQAKRFLLVLDDVWSHDSKKWDKLRGPFQAGAPGSRIIVTTRSEDVASRMGSTHMQKLDVLSDDDCWLVFSRRALEHRSAEERSDLEEIGRQIVNRCGGVPLAAKTIGSAMCSRKTRRQWELVLESEIWNSGDILGGVLPALLLSYHDLPAALKQCFAYCSIFPKDWEIEKDTIVKLWVAQGFICSKGSQDMEETGGLYFDDLLRRSLLQDAVVDDGKNIVSCKMHDLVHDLAQSVAGSDFSLVQIGKPASLNFNNIRHSFFARDEVYDEANEEAYILATLYKAHKLRTLFLDSRISMVPRMSFHYWRRLRALDLSYTSIKKLSPTVGHLKHLRFLDLSRTGIEELPEEVCNCLNLQTLRLNWCWKLKKLPGGMKKMINLRHLEFELCVNLKHLPQGIGRLTSLRTVSEFIVGGSNEGCKCGELKHLNHLQGSLLITGLDKNRSRDEAREAELNKKQHLHTLSFNYKKDYDELLDEEVKKIEDVLEFLQPHTNLKELAIQYYGGSTLPKWIEDPVFSHLVRMTLSCCWECIQLPGFGKLPSLKYLEIEGMREVRKVGVEFSGVDNNDGSGCVVSFPKLETLFFEHMRNWEEWELRGGVGEVMPSLLQLEVKWCPKLKELPTNLPPLLQKLTLQISNEGMLSSGGTLPLLPSLKHLIIACSYKLTSFPCGWLRQFKALNTLEIKFCGQLQSLPDEELQQLTMLQELIIHGCHLLKERYGDGGEDRDKIVQIPNISFL